In Monodelphis domestica isolate mMonDom1 chromosome 1, mMonDom1.pri, whole genome shotgun sequence, the sequence CCATATCCTGAGGGTTTTGCAACTCAGCCCATGCCCCCAAATAATTCAGGATATCTACACCTGGTTGGTTTGCTGGATCTGTAGTGGATCTATAGAACACTCAGCTATATCAgctcttctttctgcctcacCTCCTTCAGGCATCAAGATTTGCCAATTCTACCTCAAGAGATCTGCCCCATTCTCTCCATTTCTACTCTCTCCTCTtaggtgattttcctaaagtttcaTCCTCTCCTATTCAATGAACTCCGGGGGCTCCCTATTCCCTTTCAGATCAAATAGGAACTCCTCTTTGggggcatttaaagctctttaaaatCTCATTCCATCCTACTTTTCTAATCCACTTTGACATTATTCCCCTCTACACACTCTATAGTAAGTTATACTCATCTATTTGCTGTTTCCCACATATAACATTtcatctcttgtctctgtctttgtctcatACCTTGAATGCTCTTCCCCTCTAGCATCTTCAAGACTCAGATCAAGCATTTCCTTcatgaggcctttcctggtccctGGAGATGCTAGTGTCCTCCTCTCTAAGACAATCCTGTATCTGCTTTATATATGTTTGGTATTTGGGTGTGAATGGTCTCCtgttttagaatgtaagcttcttgagggcctATTGTATTTTTGTCCTCAAGTCCTCAGCACCTAGCTGGTGCTTGGCATGTAGTGTGTGCTTATGAATGCTCTTTTGTTTACTTGTTTGACTGCCTTCCAAGCCCATCCCAAAACAAGTTGTCGTCAGACCCAGAGGTCCAAAGTATGGCATTGGTTATATCACCAACTCTGCTCCAACCCCTTTGGaaattccctctttcctcctttcactTGGCCTCTATGCTAGCTCCTGGGGTGTACCTTGCTCCAATCCACGTATATAATCTCCTCCTCTTGGAAGCCCAGACACTTGGCAATCTCTTGGAACTCTTTCAGCTGCTCCTCAGAAGCCTCTGGGGTTCGAGCTTTGGGAAAGAGAATAAGGACAGTAAAGAATAGGCAAGAACCTATGGTGGAGAGGATTATAGGAACCAAAggggaaatagaagggtagaGGACCTAAGGGGTGTAAGCCTCAGACAGGAATAGACCTGGTGGCTGGTGACTGAAGCAATGGAATTTGGAAAGGGTTACAGGGATCTGGTGTCTGAGCAGAGCTAGAGATAAGGAGGGTTGGAGTTTGGGGGCCCAATGGGAGGCACCCCCATGGGGAAAGAGAATGATGGTAGGTTGGTGTCTGGATAATCATGGAAGAAGCATATTTAGATCAAAAAGACACTCCTGAGGACAACTACTGAAGCCCTTCGCTatgatgaagaaggaaactacTTAATACACATATATTAAGTAACAGAGCTTCTACTGGAACCTCAGGCTCTCCCCATCTGCTTTCCCCTGAGGTTTCTGAAGGAAACATACCAGAAAAAAACACTGATCGAAGATTTCTGTCCATTGGAAAGAAGTAAAGTATAAAGGTATTCGGGTCCTGGGTCCGTGCAACATAGCCAGTGTGGAGCTGATTTGACTCTAGTAGGAGAAATGGTATATAGAGGGTGATTCCCTCTAGTTCTGCCCTTGGGGATTAAGTAAAAACAACATTTTGCTCTCCCACCATCTCTTCCTAGCCCAAGGTCTCCAGAAATGTCTTACCATTCTTTAAAAGGGTTCCATTGGCTCTTTTGATGGTGAGGTTAGCCTCCTGATACATACATTTGTCTCCactaaaacaaaagatatgaaaatacaATGTTGCACAATGAAAAAGACTTCAGAGGCATATAATTCGAGATCTCCATAAAGTAGGAGAGTCATGAGCAGAGATACAAATAGCGAGTCAGTGAGGAAATCTCCGTCTAAAACCTGGGTCTCTTTCTTTTCAGTGCAGGTTAGGGGGGTTCAAGTGGGAGAAAGATGCAAGGAAGTTGAGGAGACAGAAGGGTAAATATATTTGCTGTGTGGAACAGGAGAAATAATTTCCAATACTGTggaatttcaatattttaaaaaggctTTCCCTATACTAAGCTCTTCATGGGTGAacaaactgagtctcagaaaacTGCAGTGGTCTGTTCAACCCCAAGTTCTGATAAGAGGCAGAGCAGGGACTAGAGACCAAGTCTTTGATGCCAAGGCTAGCAGCTCTTCCCAGGAGAAGGCCTGGAATTGAGAACCAGGAGAGACAAAGAGTAAGGGAGGAGAAGCAAAGTAGGGAAGACTCCTCAATGCACTTCCTTCCAATTTCCTGGTCTACTGCAACACTGAGGAATCTTACATGGTATTGTATTCATTTCCTTGGTATATGTCCTCCGTCTTGTTGGGAATCAAGTAGAAGAAGGATGAATTGATAATCTGGGTCTCTTCTTTGTAGGGAAGGTAGCCTATAGCTGAGCCAATGAAGTACCACTTGCCAGACAACTGGAGAGACAAGACAGCAGACACTGATTGTTAATCTAGAATCCAGGGTGGATTGGGGCAATGCCAGAAATTATAGGAAAGTACCTCTTCCTGCCCCCTAATCCATGAGATCACTGGGATTATATGCCATTTGGCTTCCTAAGTGTGAGCTATAATCACTGCCCACACCCCACCGGCCAACCAATTAGGATGGTTAGAATTGGAGACCAGGCTTGCCCCACTGGCAAGACATGTCTACTGGATTCCATCGAGTTGTGGCCCAGGACCTTAGGAAGCCATTGAGAAAACAAAGTAAGCAGGAGAGTAAAAAACTCAAGGTCCTCATGGGGGCAGGACACAAAACTCTAGCCCTATCAACGAAATCCAAAAAGGTCACAGCGCTGGTCTAAGGGTTTACAGGTTAGTTAGTTGCTTAGCCAGTCTTCTTCTTCCATAGGGCTAGATgatgtattaattagaatcttgagcccttggactacatttcccacaatcccttttccctttctgtttatgTGAATCCCTTATGGATTTTAAGCTATGCTTAGGCCTCCCtgactctctttcttttccacGTGGAAGGCTGGTGAGCTCTCTcggtttctctagccttttactttccctttacttcaagttaaatattattaaatataatacttggagtactgaatattaatttttaaatttctaattaatttttaaattttttaaattgacaatGACCTTTCTGCATAGTTCAGCATTggcagggaagaggagaaggataCTCACCTGGTCTATGATAGTGTCATTAAAGATTGTTGTAGTCAGGCTGGCACAGATTGGCTGCTGAGCCATGAGCAGAGGTGCAAAGCTCAGGATGATAAAGGCCCAGTGGAGTCCCATGACTGTAGCGGAGCTCGATGCGGGAGGCTGGAGCTGGATCTCAGAGGAGTGAGGAGCTGAGGCTCCTCTTGACTTTATGACTAGTGGGCGGGCATTGATCTCACCCCACCCCCTCTCTGGCCAGAGATGACTCCTTTATGAAGTAATCGAGCATATGGTTGGGAAATtgcttgctaaaaaaaaaaaatagcgtCTTTTCCCAGATTGAGCCTTTGCATAAAAAACCCAAAATCCCAGATCTGACAACTACTCAAATAATGAATAGTAACAGTAAAAACAGTAATGGTGGACAGTGTGCTATCCACTCCAGGGTTCAGAAAACACTTTCATGGTGCCTTTCatttagtaagtatttaatacatttaaaaaaattgagtaacTATCTGTTCCTTTCACTGATCCGCATAAAAGCCTTGGAGGTAATAAAGCTCCAATGTCCGTACTGTGTAAAGATTTTAGGAGCTCTTTCTTCACAATAGTCTATTTTTATATGCCCTATCAACCAAgaatagtttttacatttttaaaatgaagtttcattttgcattttaaaatataaaattaaagaatgtATAAGTCATTCTTGGCTCACACGGGTCTTACAAAAATGGGTCACTGCTGGAATTGGCCCTCAAGCTGTAGTTTGCTGACTCCTTTGCCAGTGCTTCTCTTTGAgcaaactgaggtgcagagaagTCCTGACATGTAGAACTGATAAAGCTAGCAAGGCAGTAGCACATTGAGGATGCAAACCTGGGGCTCCCGAGTGTTCTTTGCCTCCCTCACTACCAGAACTGATGTTAACTCATGGTTTTTCCCTTTAAGATGTTGAAGAAATGAGAGTGGGGCTGCTGATTGTTCCTGGTACAGAAGAGCTTCGAAAAGAAAACTTGTTAAATTGAACAAATACTCAGGAATCAGCAGCATTTAATAAGTAAAGATGAACCATTGTCAATATTCTTATGATGCCTAATCAACACTTGAAATGTATTTCCGTAGTCTATACACCCTATATTCAGCAGTGACAATGTACCTACCCTCTATCCATCATCCCACTTAAGTTTCCCTCAGCCCTCAGAGGCAGCTACTAaaggtcttatttttttaataaaactttactTTCCCTCTTAATatagtttatatgtatatgtatatatatatatacatatatatgtatatgtatatatatatactcagttctaagatagaagagtagcaaggacaaacaggattaagtgatttgcccagggtgacatagctaggaaacaGACACAAGGATAGATTTGGACCTAGGTCCaattgactccaggcctagagctTTAATCACTGGGTTACTTAGCTGCCTCTACTGAACATCttttttacccccattttacaggttagaAAACTGAAGGCAATGTTCCATGAATACTTTTGGAATAGAAGACAGATTTCAGTCCTGGTTACATTTTACATAAGCTTATAAtagcttttgttcatttttttttgtaaattaacattttttttaaactaacaaatgtattttctctccttccttattttAGTTGAAGCAATCAAAGAAGGTTCCCTGGGGGAGGAGTCTTTAGAGCTGGTTCTTGAGAAAGAAGCAAATGTCAAAAGCTCTCTTTCTCTGAcaacatttctctttttacaaGCCACctgtttgtttgttggtttttttttttaattttaaaaacccttaccttctgtcttggagtcaatactgtgtgttggctccaaggcaaaagagtggtaaggggtaggcaatgggggtcaagtgacttgcccagggtcacacagctgggaagtatctaaagccagatttgaacctaggacctcccatctctaggcctggctctcaatccactgagctacttaccTGGCCCTTCAAGCCACCTGTATTGAGCAACTCATCAGCACACCATCCTGCCCAACCCTTCTAAAATCATCTTATAAAATACCCTGGGGTAATGGGGGTGGGGTGATGGTGGGGGGActcataggcagcttgaagttgcagtttgggcacatgaacttcaaaaccttcaccaatgctgACCTATACCAAGTTTCTACCAGATTACTTCCTCCTAGTCATATGTAATATTAAAGTGAtcagtaataatgataattaataatcattatttttagttaggataaataataaaatttttatcatgCTTTAAGGTTCATaattaactttcatttttaaataagattttattaaaaataatttacatttacattttacatgataatacatggataacccaaaTAAAATTGCTACCATCTCCAAAAGGGGGGAGGGCAGAGAGAacggagacaatttggatcttataatattggaaaacattgaaaattgttttcacatgtaattgggaaaataaaatatcaaaaataaagataagaaaagagtattttaCATTTCACTCAAATAGGCTTACAACTCAAGGGATGAATTCAGTCATATTATCCTTGTAGGCACCTCTGGTTTGGAAGTAACCCCCCATATTCATAACATTCCCCTCTCTCCAACCCCATCCCATCCATTCATTACTGTGTATAAGTATGGCAAATATTGCTATTTattgtaaacaacaacaaaacaccatTAATGAAATTTGAATAGAGtgtaggtggttcagtagattgagaaccaggtctaaagCCAAGgaattggattcaaatgtgacctcagacacttgccagatgggtgaccctgggcaagtcacttaacccccattgcttggcttttattgcttttctgccttggaattgatacttaatataaattctaatacagaaggtaacggttttttaaaaaaaatacctgtcAAACAATACAAGAATTCA encodes:
- the ORM1 gene encoding alpha-1-acid glycoprotein 1, whose product is MGLHWAFIILSFAPLLMAQQPICASLTTTIFNDTIIDQLSGKWYFIGSAIGYLPYKEETQIINSSFFYLIPNKTEDIYQGNEYNTIGDKCMYQEANLTIKRANGTLLKNESNQLHTGYVARTQDPNTFILYFFPMDRNLRSVFFSARTPEASEEQLKEFQEIAKCLGFQEEEIIYVDWSKDMCKELEKEHNQKKKKETKDVDKEKELS